The Spirochaetota bacterium genomic sequence TCACCAATTGAGGTATTATCCATTCGATCCCTGCTGCCAATCCTGGCATGGACTACAGTACCGATTTCAAGACCTATCCCGACCTCTACGATATGCTTGCCTTCACTCTCTCTTTCCTTATTAAGCACACTTATTGCCTTGATAATCTCAACCGATGCCCTCATCGCATTATCCGCTTTATCCCTGCCGCTAAATACTGCCATAACCTCATCACCTATGAATTTATCAATATCTCCCCCATTCTTTTTTATTATCTGTGCCTGCACATCCAGATATTTATTTATAATCTCTACTACCTCCTCTGGCGGTAATTTCTCAGACATAGCCGTAAATCCCCTAATATCAGAAAAGAGAAATGCCAACTCCATTCTGCTCCCACCAAGTCTAATCTCATAACCGGTTGGACTCCCTTTAATAATAGAAACAGTCGATTCTGAAACGAACTTCTGCATCTTTATCTTCTCTCTAAGATGCCTTATCATCTCATTAAACTCATCAGTTAATATCCCTATTTCATCATGAGATTTTACTTGCAATCTAACATCTAAATCGCCCTCCCTTATTCTGATTGCTCCATCCTTCAGTTCTGTTATCGTCTTTACCATCCTCCACGTGGTCATCATTGATATTAAAACTCCAATAATAAGCACAATAATAGAGGATATAATAACATATTGCTTCGCCTTATAGACAGGACCGAGGACTGACTCTTCGGTAAAAACAATCTCAATCACACCTACACTTACATCAAAAAACTTAAATGGTATTCTATACTCATAACAGGCTCTCTCATTTTTATCTAGTTGTATATTAACTCTTCTCTGTAAAACCTCCTCAACCTTTTTAATCTCCTGAAGCACATTCCCCGGTATCTTTTTCCCCCTGAGAGTACTATTAGTATGAGCAGCATAAGAATATTTTTTTTCAACCAGCATCCCTCTAAGATCATAAACTGCGGCATAAACAAAACCATCAATATTACTCTGAGACAGTCTATTAACAATATCCTGTAAAATCAATGACCTCCGCAGTGTCTCTCTCTCAACCATAATAAAGGATTCAGTTGAGGCGATATTATCAGCAATGGCTCTGCATTGTTTGTCATTCGCAGATAAAAGCATATTAGTTGACATGAGAATATAAATGTAGCTTAATGGAATGATGATAATCAGGATTAGAATGGAAATAATTATACTCCATTTAAATCTTATCCCTCCCTTTAGCGATAAAATCCTCAAAAATTGAATTTTTTCTATAATTCTATATAGTATTAAATCAGTTCTCCACATAGGATAAAAACTCCAATTGGTGTTAATCTTATGACTTCAGAAAGCTCGAGCATGTCAACATATTTTCTCCATTATCACTAGCATCAAGTACTTAAGGAAAACTGGAAACGTTATATGGTATATCTTAAGACAGAGAAATCTAATTTAGAGAACAAATATCTCTTCCCAACTAGCGTTTAATAAGTATAAAAATGTACAACAACAGCTTCACCTTATTACATGAATTGTGGAAAGGATTCTTAACTATCTTTATGCAATAGATATTGAGTAATTACTTGACTTTATAATAATGGAAAATATGTATTAATACACAACTAATCATTTCATTCATTATGGGAAACATCTCAACGAATGCTAATTGAATTTTCAATCTTACTTGGGTGAATATTTTCTATGATTAAGACTGCTTCTATAAACATTAGACCTAATGATAAGGAATCAATTCCATTTATAAAAAAACTCATTAGCCTTATGCAAACAAATGGAATACGAATACTCCTTCCAGATTATGATATATTAAATGATGAGGATTTAGCCAGTTACTCTGTTGATTTTGAGGAATTTATTAATCTACCTGATATTGTAATTGTAGTTGGCGGTGATGGCACTATTCTTGGCACTACACGCCTATTTGCTGATACAAACATCCCAATCTTTGGAATTAACAAAGGTAGATTAGGATTTTTAACAGAATTTATGCCAGAAGAAGCGCTTCTTTACCTTAAAAAAATTATCAAGGGGAATTATCAAAAAGAAGAAAGGGCAATGTTAGAGGCAGTGCATTTAAGGGATGACATAGAGTTAAATAAAATCTCCTTTCTTAACGACGCTGTTCTTTCAAGAAATTCAATCTCACGGTTATTAAAGATACATCTTGAATTAAATAATGATTTTTTAACCTGCTATTCAGGAGATGGATTGATTGTGTCCACTGCAACAGGATCAACCGCATATTCATTGTCAGCGGGAGGTCCTATTATCGAGCCTTCAATTAAAGGTGTATATATAATCAATCCAATCTGCCCTCATACCCTGTCGATCAGACCTATGATTATACCATCCGATATGATACTCAAGACATCAATCGAATCTGAGTTAAATAATTTATTATTGACAATTGATGGT encodes the following:
- a CDS encoding adenylate/guanylate cyclase domain-containing protein, which encodes MWRTDLILYRIIEKIQFLRILSLKGGIRFKWSIIISILILIIIIPLSYIYILMSTNMLLSANDKQCRAIADNIASTESFIMVERETLRRSLILQDIVNRLSQSNIDGFVYAAVYDLRGMLVEKKYSYAAHTNSTLRGKKIPGNVLQEIKKVEEVLQRRVNIQLDKNERACYEYRIPFKFFDVSVGVIEIVFTEESVLGPVYKAKQYVIISSIIVLIIGVLISMMTTWRMVKTITELKDGAIRIREGDLDVRLQVKSHDEIGILTDEFNEMIRHLREKIKMQKFVSESTVSIIKGSPTGYEIRLGGSRMELAFLFSDIRGFTAMSEKLPPEEVVEIINKYLDVQAQIIKKNGGDIDKFIGDEVMAVFSGRDKADNAMRASVEIIKAISVLNKERESEGKHIVEVGIGLEIGTVVHARIGSRDRMDNTSIGDAVNLASRLCSRAKPGAILASANIVAKVAKKRYIGKKLKPIRVKGKSEPVPVYLITNMKGL
- a CDS encoding NAD(+)/NADH kinase; this encodes MIKTASINIRPNDKESIPFIKKLISLMQTNGIRILLPDYDILNDEDLASYSVDFEEFINLPDIVIVVGGDGTILGTTRLFADTNIPIFGINKGRLGFLTEFMPEEALLYLKKIIKGNYQKEERAMLEAVHLRDDIELNKISFLNDAVLSRNSISRLLKIHLELNNDFLTCYSGDGLIVSTATGSTAYSLSAGGPIIEPSIKGVYIINPICPHTLSIRPMIIPSDMILKTSIESELNNLLLTIDGQEAIQIECGDKILFRGSDKRISLITHPNRKYCNILRQKLGWSTHLCE